A genomic stretch from Edaphobacter aggregans includes:
- a CDS encoding queuosine precursor transporter: MIPQNRGRSTASRYKYLDALTTAFVVILLVSNLVAQKVCVIGPFAVSGAILLFPITYIFGDIFTEVYGFAASRRAIWLGFFGTALLYFIAAIVIALPPAPGWHNQEAFATVFGFIPRILAASLIAFWAGEFANSYTMAQLKLLTNGRMLWTRTIGSTVVGQAVDTTIVITLTFWGTVPISTLANMIGTGYALKVGYEVLATPLTYLIVNWLKRAENADAFDRHENFNPFSFAEKVQSRSETYTPR, encoded by the coding sequence ATGATCCCACAAAACCGCGGGCGCTCGACTGCGTCCCGCTACAAATATCTCGACGCGCTCACCACGGCTTTCGTGGTCATCTTGTTGGTGTCGAACCTCGTTGCCCAGAAGGTCTGCGTCATTGGTCCGTTTGCAGTCAGCGGCGCGATACTGCTCTTTCCGATTACCTACATCTTCGGCGACATCTTCACCGAGGTCTATGGTTTTGCCGCCTCCCGCCGTGCCATCTGGCTCGGCTTCTTCGGTACGGCGTTGCTTTACTTCATCGCAGCCATTGTCATAGCGTTGCCGCCCGCACCAGGATGGCACAACCAGGAAGCTTTCGCCACCGTCTTCGGGTTTATCCCGCGAATCCTCGCGGCAAGCCTGATTGCTTTCTGGGCCGGCGAGTTTGCCAACTCCTACACCATGGCACAGCTAAAACTGCTTACCAACGGACGCATGCTATGGACCCGTACCATCGGCTCGACCGTCGTCGGACAGGCAGTCGATACCACCATCGTCATTACGCTCACGTTTTGGGGGACGGTTCCTATTTCCACGCTGGCGAACATGATCGGTACCGGCTACGCCCTCAAAGTAGGGTATGAAGTTCTCGCTACGCCCCTGACGTACCTCATTGTTAACTGGCTCAAGCGAGCCGAGAACGCCGATGCCTTCGATCGACATGAGAACTTCAACCCGTTTTCCTTTGCCGAAAAGGTGCAGTCCCGCTCCGAGACCTATACCCCTCGTTAA
- a CDS encoding carboxymuconolactone decarboxylase family protein — translation MKESPAPARTTDDQASTQIVTNLPIVQEDAATGAVAKSYSDYREHFGRPDVPDILKCFATHPPLLEQMIALASSLLFIEGRLPRRVKEMIATYVSALNDCPYCLDSHASFLRTQGGSDELLSALSNGSLESPSISTKERQLLSFTRKVTNESYKVTADDIRQLNDVGWDQLQIAEATHITALFAFFNRVVNTFGLPSQHRLDLDLAPTNSKENR, via the coding sequence GTGAAGGAATCGCCAGCTCCCGCTCGCACGACGGACGACCAAGCTTCTACTCAGATCGTCACCAACCTCCCCATCGTGCAGGAAGATGCAGCAACCGGCGCGGTGGCCAAATCCTATTCCGACTACCGCGAACACTTTGGCCGCCCGGATGTACCAGACATACTGAAGTGCTTCGCAACCCACCCGCCACTACTCGAACAGATGATCGCCCTTGCCTCTAGCCTGCTCTTCATCGAAGGCCGCCTGCCACGCAGAGTCAAGGAGATGATCGCAACCTATGTCTCGGCTCTCAACGATTGCCCCTACTGCCTCGATAGCCATGCTTCCTTCCTTCGTACTCAAGGAGGATCGGACGAACTCTTATCCGCTCTATCGAACGGAAGCCTTGAATCCCCATCTATCAGCACCAAAGAGCGTCAACTCCTCAGCTTCACGCGGAAAGTGACGAACGAGTCCTACAAAGTCACTGCGGACGACATCCGCCAGCTCAACGACGTTGGCTGGGACCAATTGCAGATCGCAGAGGCCACACACATCACAGCTCTCTTCGCGTTTTTCAATCGTGTCGTCAACACCTTCGGACTACCATCACAACATCGGCTCGACCTGGACCTAGCTCCGACAAACTCAAAGGAGAACCGATGA
- a CDS encoding carboxymuconolactone decarboxylase family protein translates to MSTLKIAQEPMYLRGVEEDPKPSVYRDLIENAKSSGGDYWQIWHLLAFDPEAAHHLVALSHTLMHKPGPLSAGLRELIAAYTSSLNNCEFCMKAHVAVASQLLGDESLVWSVIDDLETSALAEKEKALLRFVQKVTLSPSSITAVDTQLLNQAGWDDASIFYTISACALFNFYNRWISASGVHPVSDEAFKRLGSRMAVAGYAR, encoded by the coding sequence ATGAGTACATTGAAAATCGCACAGGAACCGATGTATCTTCGCGGGGTCGAAGAAGACCCCAAGCCCAGCGTCTACCGCGACCTCATTGAAAATGCGAAGTCCTCGGGTGGCGATTACTGGCAGATATGGCATCTCCTGGCCTTCGATCCCGAAGCTGCGCACCACCTCGTCGCGCTCTCTCACACCCTCATGCACAAACCTGGCCCCCTCAGCGCCGGCCTCCGCGAACTGATCGCAGCCTACACGTCGTCTCTCAACAACTGCGAGTTCTGCATGAAGGCCCATGTCGCGGTTGCGTCCCAGTTGCTGGGCGACGAGTCACTCGTCTGGAGCGTAATCGACGATCTCGAAACCTCCGCCCTTGCCGAAAAAGAGAAGGCACTCCTCCGCTTCGTCCAAAAAGTCACCTTGTCGCCATCCTCAATCACCGCAGTCGATACCCAACTCCTCAACCAAGCCGGGTGGGATGATGCCTCTATCTTTTACACAATCTCCGCCTGCGCCCTCTTCAACTTTTACAATCGCTGGATCTCCGCCAGCGGTGTCCATCCCGTAAGCGACGAAGCATTCAAACGGCTAGGTTCGCGAATGGCTGTAGCTGGCTACGCTAGGTAG
- a CDS encoding efflux RND transporter periplasmic adaptor subunit, with protein MSLISNARRALPFVGCAFLTLLAGCKQKAPAAPPPQAMPVQVAPVTLSPVPSSDTYVATIKGRRSATMQPQVDGNLTRILVKSGDLVKSGQLLMVIDPLKQAATVQSQAGTQAQKKALYDYTKIQVERQRKLFEAGVVSRDAYDQAIQAYENAKADYEANAALTDTQKQQLAYYEIRAPFDGVVGDIPVHIGDYVSPTTVLTTVDENVDLEAYIYIPTERAGQVRTGLPVEIVDIDGNSLVKSTINFISPQVDGGLQSILAKAPIPRGTKGLRTEQLVKARVTWNTNPAPVVPVLAVTRVNGQSFVFVAAQQGDGYTAHQVPVTLGDTVGNTYPVLKGLNPGDKVILSGLQFLQEGAPVKPLG; from the coding sequence TTGTCCTTGATCTCGAATGCCCGTCGCGCTCTGCCGTTTGTAGGATGTGCGTTCCTCACCCTGCTTGCGGGTTGCAAACAGAAAGCGCCAGCCGCACCCCCACCTCAGGCGATGCCAGTGCAGGTCGCCCCCGTCACACTTTCGCCGGTTCCCAGCTCGGACACCTACGTCGCCACAATTAAAGGTCGCCGCTCGGCCACCATGCAGCCGCAGGTCGACGGGAATCTCACGCGCATACTCGTAAAGTCGGGCGATCTGGTCAAGTCCGGACAGCTGCTGATGGTGATCGATCCACTCAAGCAGGCTGCAACGGTTCAGTCGCAGGCAGGAACCCAGGCGCAGAAAAAAGCCCTCTACGATTACACGAAGATCCAGGTAGAGCGGCAGCGCAAACTCTTTGAGGCTGGCGTTGTCTCCCGCGATGCCTACGATCAGGCCATCCAGGCCTACGAGAATGCTAAGGCAGACTATGAGGCCAACGCGGCCCTCACCGATACGCAGAAGCAGCAACTGGCCTACTATGAGATTCGTGCACCCTTTGACGGCGTTGTCGGCGACATTCCAGTCCACATTGGCGACTATGTCTCTCCCACCACGGTGTTGACCACGGTCGATGAGAACGTCGATCTTGAGGCCTACATCTACATCCCCACCGAGCGCGCCGGACAGGTTCGCACCGGCCTTCCGGTCGAGATCGTGGACATCGACGGCAACAGCCTCGTAAAATCCACTATCAACTTCATCTCTCCGCAGGTTGACGGCGGACTGCAGAGCATTCTGGCCAAGGCCCCGATTCCTCGCGGCACGAAGGGGCTCCGCACCGAGCAGCTTGTCAAGGCGCGAGTCACCTGGAACACGAATCCTGCTCCTGTTGTTCCAGTGCTCGCTGTTACCCGTGTGAACGGCCAGAGCTTCGTCTTTGTCGCCGCGCAACAGGGCGATGGATACACCGCGCACCAGGTGCCGGTAACGCTCGGCGATACGGTTGGCAACACTTACCCCGTCCTCAAGGGGCTTAATCCCGGCGACAAAGTCATTCTTTCCGGGCTGCAGTTTCTCCAGGAAGGTGCTCCCGTCAAGCCGTTGGGCTAG
- a CDS encoding efflux RND transporter permease subunit, with protein sequence MVDFFIRRPIFATVCALLIILAGAVCIPTLPISLYPQLAPPQVIVTSNYIGANAKDVESAVTIILEQSINGVEGMRYMSSTSSNDGTSAITVTFNTGYDLNIAAVDVQNRVASAQGRLPAVVNNTGITITKANSNFVLAAGFISPDHSLSQAFISNYLDVFVRDALKRVPGVGDVIIFGERKYAMRIWLDPSKLAARGLTALDVTNALAEQNVTVAAGQLGQPPMSSTQNYQMAIRVVGRLSDPQQFESIVIKNNPATGAIVLLRDVGRAEIGAENYDTDLKFGGGGIDAGEAIGIGVQQLSNANALDVDRRCRAVLKELEKSYPPGMKGIIAVDTTTVIGDSIREVVQTIGEAIVIVIIVIFLFLQDWRATIIPAVTIPVSLIGTFAFIKIFGFSINSLTLFGITLATGLVVDDAIVVIENVQRHIEKEHCDSHAATSRAMAEVTSAVIATSLVLISVFIPVSFFPGTTGILYKQFSLTIAFSIAISAFNALTLSPALAAILLRSEQVHTGLMGLLLNPIERLIQWIIRVYARIVTFVVRIRYVMLVLFIGALAATVYTYNRVPTAFVPQEDQSYFLIIVQTPPGASLSYTSEFADRVSAVVRKNDGVFGTFSVMGFSLSGGSSPNSGLIFAPLKPIDERTKMGPQFSAKAIVREVGPKLFGVPGGIAFAAEPPAIAGIGTVGGFQFILQDGGRNTFEDIDRVAHTIVGQARAGNELIGMNTTFTANDPQLHVAVDREKAKSMGVPFGQVTAAMGTFMGSTYVNDFDFNNRSYRVYVQADQQFRRNAGDLRQYYVRSDPGKLVPLDNLAVLTETSGPQVINHYNLFRSAEIDGSPAPRLSSGQGLAAMERLFEKNKLQGMSFSWTGLALEEVESAGKAIIIFGLGLLVVYLTLSAQYESFALPFIILLAVPMAVLGALLLVAGRGMDNDVYVQIGLVMLIGLSAKNSILIVEFAEQQLELGKSIIDAAIIAAELRLRPILMTSIAFILGVGPLFFAAGAGAYGRRSVGTAIVGGMVLSTVLNLFFIPVLYVILKTILVHFTSKPKPRPEGCPEPDEEPLVQRQLTH encoded by the coding sequence TTGGTCGACTTCTTCATTCGCCGCCCGATCTTCGCTACGGTCTGCGCGCTGCTCATCATTCTGGCAGGCGCCGTCTGCATCCCGACGCTGCCCATCTCGCTCTACCCGCAGCTCGCTCCACCTCAGGTCATCGTGACCAGCAACTACATCGGCGCCAACGCCAAAGATGTTGAGTCTGCCGTCACTATCATCCTTGAGCAGTCCATCAATGGTGTTGAGGGCATGCGGTACATGAGCTCCACCAGCTCGAACGACGGCACGTCTGCCATCACCGTCACCTTTAATACTGGCTACGACCTCAACATCGCAGCGGTTGACGTGCAGAACCGCGTCGCCTCTGCCCAGGGTCGTTTGCCGGCCGTCGTCAACAATACCGGCATCACGATCACCAAGGCGAACTCGAACTTCGTGCTGGCCGCTGGCTTCATCTCGCCTGATCACTCCCTCTCCCAAGCCTTCATCTCCAACTATCTCGATGTTTTCGTTCGCGACGCCCTCAAACGCGTCCCCGGCGTGGGCGATGTCATCATCTTCGGCGAGCGCAAGTACGCCATGCGCATCTGGCTTGATCCCAGCAAACTAGCCGCCCGCGGACTCACCGCTCTTGACGTCACAAACGCGCTCGCGGAGCAAAACGTCACGGTCGCGGCAGGTCAACTCGGTCAGCCGCCGATGAGTTCAACCCAGAACTACCAGATGGCTATCCGTGTGGTTGGCCGTCTCAGCGATCCCCAACAGTTCGAGAGCATCGTTATCAAGAACAACCCGGCTACCGGCGCGATTGTCCTGCTAAGGGACGTGGGACGTGCCGAGATCGGTGCTGAAAACTACGACACCGACCTTAAATTCGGCGGCGGCGGTATTGATGCTGGAGAAGCTATCGGCATCGGCGTCCAGCAACTTTCCAATGCCAACGCTCTGGATGTTGATAGGCGTTGCCGCGCGGTCCTCAAAGAGCTTGAAAAATCTTACCCTCCAGGCATGAAGGGCATCATCGCTGTTGACACCACGACCGTCATCGGCGATTCGATCCGTGAGGTCGTTCAGACCATCGGCGAAGCCATCGTCATCGTCATCATCGTCATCTTCCTATTCTTGCAGGACTGGCGTGCCACCATTATCCCGGCCGTTACCATTCCCGTTTCGCTCATCGGGACCTTTGCCTTCATCAAGATCTTCGGCTTCTCTATTAACTCACTGACGCTCTTCGGCATCACTCTCGCCACAGGGTTAGTCGTAGACGACGCCATCGTCGTCATCGAGAACGTGCAGCGCCATATCGAGAAAGAGCACTGCGATAGCCACGCCGCGACCTCGCGCGCCATGGCCGAAGTCACCAGCGCCGTTATCGCCACCTCGCTCGTTCTCATCTCGGTCTTCATCCCGGTTAGCTTCTTTCCCGGAACGACCGGCATTCTGTACAAACAGTTCTCGCTGACGATCGCCTTTTCGATTGCGATCTCCGCCTTCAACGCACTCACGCTCTCTCCCGCGCTCGCCGCGATCCTTCTCCGATCCGAGCAAGTGCACACGGGACTGATGGGGCTGCTCCTCAACCCAATCGAACGCCTGATCCAATGGATCATTCGTGTCTACGCCCGCATCGTCACCTTCGTCGTGCGCATCCGCTACGTCATGCTGGTGCTCTTTATCGGCGCTCTTGCAGCCACGGTGTACACGTACAACCGTGTCCCCACGGCCTTTGTTCCGCAGGAAGACCAGTCCTACTTCCTCATCATCGTGCAGACGCCGCCGGGAGCCTCGCTCAGCTACACCTCCGAGTTCGCCGACCGCGTTTCTGCAGTCGTCCGCAAGAATGACGGCGTCTTCGGCACCTTCTCCGTTATGGGCTTCTCGCTCTCCGGCGGCAGCTCTCCCAACTCCGGCCTCATCTTCGCCCCGCTCAAGCCAATCGACGAGCGCACCAAGATGGGACCCCAATTCAGCGCCAAGGCCATCGTGCGCGAGGTTGGCCCTAAACTCTTCGGCGTACCCGGTGGCATCGCCTTCGCCGCTGAGCCTCCCGCCATCGCCGGTATCGGAACCGTCGGCGGATTCCAGTTCATCCTTCAGGACGGCGGACGCAACACCTTCGAAGACATCGACCGCGTAGCCCACACGATTGTGGGTCAAGCCCGCGCCGGTAACGAACTCATCGGCATGAACACGACATTCACGGCCAACGACCCGCAGCTTCACGTCGCTGTCGATCGTGAAAAGGCCAAGTCGATGGGCGTTCCCTTCGGTCAGGTCACAGCAGCCATGGGAACCTTCATGGGCTCGACCTACGTCAACGACTTCGACTTCAACAATCGCTCCTATCGCGTCTACGTACAGGCCGACCAGCAGTTCCGCCGCAATGCCGGAGACCTGCGCCAGTACTACGTCCGCTCCGACCCCGGAAAGCTTGTCCCGCTCGACAACCTGGCTGTTCTCACAGAGACCTCCGGTCCGCAGGTCATCAACCACTACAACCTCTTCCGCTCCGCCGAAATCGACGGTTCGCCCGCACCGCGCCTCAGTTCAGGACAAGGCCTCGCAGCGATGGAACGTCTCTTCGAAAAGAACAAGCTGCAAGGCATGAGCTTCTCTTGGACAGGCCTCGCGCTCGAAGAGGTTGAGTCCGCCGGCAAGGCCATCATCATCTTTGGCCTCGGGCTGCTCGTCGTGTACCTCACGCTCTCCGCTCAATACGAGAGCTTCGCGCTACCGTTCATCATCCTGCTCGCCGTTCCCATGGCCGTGCTCGGTGCGCTCTTGCTCGTAGCCGGTCGCGGCATGGACAACGACGTCTACGTGCAGATCGGTCTCGTCATGCTCATCGGTCTCTCTGCGAAGAACTCCATCCTTATCGTCGAGTTCGCCGAGCAGCAGTTGGAGCTGGGGAAGAGCATTATCGACGCGGCCATCATCGCCGCTGAGCTTCGCCTCCGTCCTATCCTGATGACCTCCATCGCCTTCATCCTCGGCGTAGGTCCGCTCTTCTTCGCCGCCGGAGCCGGAGCCTACGGCCGTCGCTCAGTCGGCACCGCAATCGTCGGCGGCATGGTTCTCTCTACCGTGCTGAACCTCTTCTTCATCCCGGTCCTCTACGTCATCCTCAAGACAATCTTGGTCCACTTCACCAGCAAACCGAAGCCGCGGCCAGAGGGTTGCCCCGAGCCGGACGAGGAGCCACTGGTCCAG